In Plasmodium gaboni strain SY75 chromosome 14, whole genome shotgun sequence, one genomic interval encodes:
- a CDS encoding hypothetical protein (conserved Plasmodium protein, unknown function): MKEIIYVKNKERKSIISNVRIKAQKLDQDEYEISRNDCKEFIRIVKRYTIECMFEEHFINKNTKEKEINADDLISIISTKKKRCFYIPIAIYIGKSNELDKYEKYLKKEQNKNEEIKKKDKENLKKQYEIDKKRKEENEMKRYVSIDSILELYEKDKIEKKEVCDHLQKKLSCHKIKNDINKIDINNDNILISTDNDIVKDVDNTPQQEKIEIEPDMKENDKTNYKNEQAMLSNIKDKSDGNTKDQLCDYKKLKIENNKKHKNKNKKNKNNINPKEDNNENMINDPKNFICNTKNNNHNNNDENFSNKKKTAATATTTTTTTNIHTTNDNNISEDKKNYYNRLLKKVEDTIERNCMNKNRENKKYLKSFHMVSYYKLNELIYISFLIRKYYNHYYEKELYDMVDTFEDIQNNKKENIHKENIEQNKIYNKHFTNKDIVNDPNNHTDNNSNNMIHFNKNENIIYKDIFKKLDEERKQKKNNIYNDYAHKYIHSDMLSNYQFFQNNMYKIIKPVLYNLNIFFNQNVIKDINKIIQKYDTVIQDIHEICRKKEYETRMNEGFQQSERHKLNYEKEDDIKNNVDITMSDIKKNVDITMSDIKNNVDVTKNNVKEDRDKKLQKNIQTNIHNNDNNINPKKVQNSNKYEVKEKRNYNSGDDKNKEEEQCINHLDLHNQGDKHITKIYNKPNDIVEMNEKRKGNVLFKKEDEDENYINKSKKQCNNITSTFKIMDASSKKNITNNNLNNISKRPIRRGVYPLTSYIETESFKVMIIKKKKKKKDSYQSTNYNSDSYIFSTICDNLKDDNNKFQSDTSINYLNIKYSKEELNTLNNRNFIYYITNDIETLGIYKKIYFYDFFFIYLLRKLFWNIFSLYYLYLQNYNDKGEEKRKKKKKKKKEKMKQNIINNVYMPSISSSSSSSYDENNIDTAHKNNNQYKIKKIYSDHLLLYESDISLNNSQINKDYLYNTNKLLHDDLKILFNLIKKQKFLIYFRYDQNKKIKSKNKTQYVYRDIWIYLILKALKKKNDSTIFNEFIFFKEMK, from the exons atgaaggaaattatttatgtaaagaataaagaaagaaaaagtATTATAAGCAATGTTCGCATAAAGGCTCAAAAATTAGACCA AGATGAATATGAAATATCTAGAAACGATTGTAAAGAATTCATAAGAATAGTTAAAAG ATATACTATAGAATGCATGTTTGAAGAACActttataaataaaaacacaaa AGAAAAAGAAATCAATGCTGACGATTTAATTTCTATAATTtcaacaaaaaaaaaaagatgtTTCTATATACCTATAGCTATCTATATAG GCAAAAGCAATGAGCTTGATAAATAcgaaaaatatttgaagaaagaacaaaataagaatgaagaaattaaaaaaaaagataaagaaaatttaaagaaacaatatgaaatagataagaaaagaaaagaagaaaatgaaatgaAAAGATACGTTTCTATAGATTCCATTTTGgaattatatgaaaaagataagattgaaaaaaaagaagtTTGTGATCATTTACAAAAGAAATTATCATGTCATAAAATTAAGAATgacataaataaaattgatataaataatgataatattttgatatCTACAGATAATGATATAGTTAAGGATGTAGATAATACTCCTCaacaagaaaaaatagaaatagAACCTGACATGAAAGAGAATgataaaacaaattataaaaatgaacaagcaatgttatcaaatataaaagacAAAAGTGATGGAAACACAAAGGATCAACTTTGtgattataaaaaattaaaaattgagaataataaaaaacataaaaataaaaataaaaaaaataaaaataatataaatccAAAAGAAGATAACAATGAAAATATGATCAATGATCCTAAGAATTTCATATgtaatacaaaaaataataatcataataataatgatgaaaatttctcaaacaaaaaaaaaacagcAGCAACAgcaacaacaacaacaacaacaacaaacatacatacaacaaatgataataatatctCAGAAGATaagaagaattattataatagattattaaaaaaagttGAAGATACAATAGAAAGAAATTgtatgaataaaaatagggagaacaaaaaatatttgaaatCTTTTCATATGGTTTCTTATTATAAACTAAATGAgttaatttatatttcattcTTAATCAGAAAGTATTACAATCATTATTATg aaaaagaattataCGATATGGTTGATACATTTGAAGAcattcaaaataataaaaaagaaaatattcataaagaaaatatagaacaaaacaaaatatataataaacattttACAAATAAGGATATAGTAAATGATCCTAATAATCATACagataataattcaaataatatgatacattttaataagaatgagaatataatatataaagatatttttaaaaaactAGATGAGGaaagaaaacaaaaaaaaaataatatctATAATGATTATGCTcacaaatatatacacaGCGATATGTTAAGTAATTATCAgttttttcaaaataatatgtataaaataattaaacccgtcttatataatttaaatatattttttaatcaaaatgttataaaggatataaataaaattattcaaaaatatGATACGGTTATTCAGGATATACATGAAATTTGTAGAAAGAAGGAATATGAAACAAGGATGAATGAAGGATTCCAACAGAGTGAGAGacataaattaaattatgaaaaagaagatgacataaaaaataatgttgACATCACAATGAGTgacataaaaaaaaatgttgaCATCACAATGAGTgacataaaaaataatgttgACGTCACCAAAAATAATGTCAAAGAAGATCGAGATAAAAAactacaaaaaaatatacaaacCAATATACATAAcaatgataataatataaatccTAAAAAAGTTCAGAATAGTAACAAATATGAGgttaaagaaaaaagaaattataatagtggagatgataaaaataaagagGAAGAACAGTGTATTAATCATTTAGATCTTCACAATCAAGGTGATAAACACATAAcgaaaatatataataaaccAAATGACATAGTCGAGAtgaatgaaaaaagaaaagggaatgtattatttaaaaaagaagatgaagacgagaattatataaataagtCAAAGAAACAATGTAATAACATTACAAGtacatttaaaattatGGATGCTtcatcaaaaaaaaatatcacaaataataatttaaataacaTATCGAAGAGACCTATAAGAAGAGGTGTTTATCCTTTAACATCATATATTGAAACAGAATCCTTCAAAgttatgataataaaaaaaaaaaaaaaaaaaaaagattcTTATCAATCTACAAATTATAATTCAgattcatatatattttcaacTATATGTGACAACCTTaaagatgataataataaatttcAATCAGATACTTctataaattatttaaatataaaatatagtAAGGAAGAATTAAATACTTTGAACAATCgcaattttatttattatataacaaaCGATATTGAAACACTtggtatatataaaaaaatttatttttatgatttcttttttatatatttattaagGAAATTATTCtggaatattttttcattatattatttatatttacaaaattataatgataaaggagaagaaaaaagaaaaaaaaaaaaaaaaaagaaaaaagaaaaaatgaaacaaaatataataaacaatgtatatatgccatctatatcatcatcatcatcatcatcatatgatgaaaataatattgatacagctcataaaaataataatcaatataaaattaaaaaaatttatagTGATCATCTATTGTTATATGAAAGTGACATAAGCCTTAACAACTCACAAATCAATAAGGACTATCtttataatacaaataaattgTTACATGACgatttaaaaatattatttaacttaataaagaaacaaaaatttttaatatattttagatatgatcaaaataaaaaaattaaaagtaaaaataaaacacAATATGTTTATAGGGATATATGGATATATCTAATTTTAAAGGCtctcaaaaaaaaaaatgacaGTACCATTTTCAatgaatttatattcttcaaagaaatgaaataa
- a CDS encoding putative DNA-directed RNA polymerase III subunit C — MNSINKQLVKDIYQIGLEHKEAISIDSLEEIYEKKKKGKLKRNEIVYALNILENARACSIKNENNTIITRMRNEQVTKKLKELSDIDFLIFTKVENSQNNGIWTADLRKQTKLLIHQVQKGVKLLCENKLIKQVNNIHVKNRKMYILYDLEASEKVIGGSFYTDGEFNKKVVDYIRENICFYLYNNNNSSVTSVINYIKKLNNSVDYFSENDIYRVIKTLSYEERINIYKSNNEEEMIYYYNNEKKNFLYNFPCFSCNLFNKCNSDINTTINPRSCMYLNFYLNLENE; from the exons atgaaCAGCATTAATAAGCAGTTAGTAAAGGACATATATCAAATAG GCTTAGAACATAAGGAAGCAATAAGTATTGATAGTTTAgaagaaatatatgaaaagaaaaaaaaagggaaattaaaaagaaacGAAATTGTTTATGCTCTTAATATTCTTGAAAATGCTCGTGCATGttctataaaaaatgaaaacaaTACAATTATAACTCGTATGAGAAATGAACAAGTAAccaaaaaattaaaagaattgAGTGATATAgattttcttatatttaCTAAAGTTGAAAACAGTCAAAACAATGGAATATGGACAGCTGATTTGAGAAAGCAAACTAAATTATTG ATACATCAAGTTCAGAAGGGGGtgaaattattatgtgagaataaattaataaaacag GTCAATAATATACATGTAAAAAATCGAAAAATGTATATCTTATACGATTTAGAAGCCTCAGAAAAA GTTATAGGTGGGTCTTTTTATACTGATGGTGAATTCAACAAAAAAGTTGTTGATTATATAAGagaaaatatttgtttttatttatataacaataataattctaGTGTAACCTCTgttataaattatataaaaaaattgaataATAGCGTTGATTATTTTTCTGAAAATGATATCTATAGAGTTATAAAAACATTGTCATATGAAGAAagaattaatatttataaaagCAATAATGAAGAGGaaatgatttattattataataatgaaaagaaaaattttctttataaCTTCCCTTGCTTTTCTTGTAatctttttaataaatgtaatTCTGATATTAATACAACAATAAATCCTAGAAGTTGTATgtatttaaatttttatttaaacTTGGAG AATGAATAG
- a CDS encoding putative mitochondrial import inner membrane translocase subunit TIM8, with protein sequence MENKATEENLDNFLTQLNTLNKIITSFKETCKISSYCFDKCVSYPEKSLSNTNKKCIWNCTQRYIECEYFIKNRSKDSQSLSNFELIKNMNSSDKLAELNNNNKT encoded by the exons atggAAAATAAAGCAACAGAAGAAAACTTGGATAATTTTTTAACGCAATTGAATACATTAAATAAG ATTATTACATCATTTAAAGAAACTTGTAAGATTTCCTCCTACTGTTTTGATAAATGTGTTAGCTATCCAg AAAAAAGTTTAAGcaatacaaataaaaagtGTATATGGAATTGCACACAAAGATATATAGAATgtgaatattttataaaaaatcGTTCAAAAGATAGTCAGAGCTTATCTAATTTTGAACTgattaaaaatatgaacagTTCAGACAAATTAGCTGAActgaataataataataaaacataa
- a CDS encoding hypothetical protein (conserved Plasmodium protein, unknown function) yields MDENKYFKEIFIYVDIEKEIGEKKKLYVEYIKRCFNYLLRQEDNFILLTLKKNVSLLSYFFSYLLKSDRNYDHPFELLNDDKKYNRELNLCILNFYLKLIDIYLNKNKCDVLFLKNVFIKIHIIMDIIMISYSIDKKSNKKIKACIYNIYNKTQFNCFHIYKYIKHLYEELKNIKKKLEHYITYKNKITHYIFQLNELLFNIFCFCKFFKKYKYFDINQNKLSNELIIIKLMIYNDNNKNNIHECTNIGRSHDMLLKADTSFIYIFLQTYIEMINHVYDSQLNDGHMKDILYLRYQYMNILNMFIKYNLKYGDIKNSLFYFSLIIDMLKDKSNKTNLQFIKNDIHLCNWLFLDKYILEGNVIDLDFFSYINSFMNLKNIKQVDQIIHKKYKNEIDQIKEITNVNNNNFILKIFKKNNFNVSQSIEYIFINHPNQDNKQNSDNSDGSDNNNNNDDNIFYHDKMNTIILGDEKDNHIDKEIDDDISDMKNKKLNNVLELLKKRNIIKSTQKKKTHKYKYINNKLDEENKNKILNISESSNNDQESSDMSLDHFQNEIIISNKYRKNDIQKEQEEQPINIKKEDNNQLYEKQPLSFKSNRNNLNIKNINDEHNKQSDNMKRYYLKKTVNKGRSHRN; encoded by the exons ATggatgaaaataaatacttcaaagaaatatttatatatgtagatatagaaaaagaaataggagaaaagaaaaaactatatgttgaatatataaaaagatgCTTTAATTATTTACTTAGACAAGAAgataatttcattttattaacattaaaaaagaatgtTTCCTTGttatcttattttttttcctatttattaaaatcaGATCGAAATTATGACCATCCttttgaattattaaatgatgataaaaaatataatagaGAATTAAATTTGTgtattttaaatttttatttaaaattaatagatatatatttaaataaaaataaatgtgatgtattgtttttaaaaaatgtttttataaaaatacatatcataatggatattattatgatatcTTATAGTatagataaaaaaagtaataaaaaaattaaagcatgtatatataatatttataataaaacacAATTTAATTGTTtccatatttataaatatattaagCATCTCTatgaagaattaaaaaatataaaaaaaaaattagaacattatataacatataaaaataaaataacacATTATATCTTTCAATTAAATGAATTActatttaatatattttgtttttgtaaattctttaaaaaatataagtaCTTTGATAttaatcaaaataaattatcaaacgaattaattattataaaattaatgatatacaatgataataataaaaataatattcatgAATGCACAAATATTGGTAGATCTCATGACATGTTGTTAAAAGCAGACAcatcttttatttatatttttttacaaacATATATCGAAATG ATTAATCATGTGTATGACAGCCAACTGAACGATGGTCATATGAAAGATATCCTATATCTAAGGTATcaatatatgaatattttaaacatgttcataaaatataatttaaaatatggTGATATTAAAAACAGTTTATTTTACTTTTCTCTTATTATTGATATGTTAAAAGACAAAAGtaataaaacaaatttacaattcataaaaaatgaCATACATTTATGTAATTGGTTGTTTCTAgacaaatatatattagaagGAAATGTAATCGATTTAGATTTTTTCTCTTATATAAATAGTTTTATGAACttaaaaaacataaaacAGGTTGACCAAATTATTcataagaaatataaaaatgaaatcgatcaaattaaagaaataacAAATGTgaacaataataattttattttaaaaatttttaaaaaaaataattttaacGTATCTCAATCaatagaatatatttttatcaacCACCCAAATCAAGACAACAAACAAAATAGTGACAACAGTGATGGtagtgataataataataataatgatgataatatattttatcacGATAAAATGAATACAATTATATTAGGAGATGAAAAAGACAATCACATAGATAAAGAAATAGATGACGATATATCagatatgaaaaataaaaaattaaataacGTGCTggaattattaaaaaaacgtaatataataaaaagtacacaaaaaaagaaaacacataaatataaatatataaataataaattagatgaagaaaataaaaataaaatactTAACATAAGTGAATCATCAAATAATGATCAAGAATCATCAGATATGTCTTTAGATCATTTtcaaaatgaaataatCATTTCAAATAAGTATagaaaaaatgatataCAAAAAGAACAAGAGGAACAACCTATTAACATAAAAAAGGAAGACAACAATcaattatatgaaaaacAACCCTTATCCTTTAAAAGTAACAGAAATAAtttaaacataaaaaatataaacgATGAGCACAATAAACAATCAG ataACATGAAACgatattatttaaaaaaaacgGTTAATAAAGGGCGATCTCATCGAAATaa
- a CDS encoding hypothetical protein (conserved Plasmodium protein, unknown function): MGVKFEFFRFFKLNYYSFYVKKEKLYTFLHTTTAYSLVGLTIYLGYSFIHMWNDAVHYSYKHYIRKEKQRKELYEKIRNARENGLIPKSEVLD; the protein is encoded by the exons atgggAGTTAAGTTTGAATTTTTTCGTTTTTTCAAattgaattattattctttttatgtAAAGAAGGAAAAGCTCTATACTTTTTTGCATACCACTACAGCATATTCACTTGTGGGATTAACCATATATTTAG GATATTCATTCATTCATATGTGGAATGATGCAGTTCATTATTCGTATAAACATTACATAAGAAAAGAA AAACAACGCAAAGAATtgtatgaaaaaattagaaaTGCAAGAGAAAATGGTTTAATACCAAAAAGTGAAGTTTTAGATTAA
- a CDS encoding putative mitochondrial ribosomal protein L21 precursor — protein MMGKHRKRKINPPVIPIHPNEEKKKNLNNFITYKDLKIRWRNTSKNYRKKVTIARKWKNLHCLLPMNKSSCMFVLHNNLPYTRLTKKNYIPQEKNEIILKKSYDETKDESDKYCEDINNNNNIKYVYNNINKCDYNNEAHICNTSLGRRKFYNWTKKKEERKNLNNNPSCNMNEENYYEKPPKNLEYLLKKDKDHLFCIFKSNITNEHKVTIGDIIQTERLHRKKAGDVIYFGTVLFVGSPNFSIIGKPTISYCKVKAVIEQITLSKEILSFRYKKVRRSSRFLRIKHWISILKIQDIIIELNQNTINDERKKPLQILDLWANRWLYQKELNFMKFDDNKKPLADRIFNLIEHQPNTLHRRGLTECYRFYPDPHVPVTY, from the coding sequence ATGATGGGCAAACATCGAAAGAGAAAAATCAACCCCCCCGTTATACCCATACACCCTAAtgaagagaaaaaaaaaaatttgaataattttataacatataaagATTTAAAAATTAGATGGAGAAATACCTCAAAGaattatagaaaaaaagTAACTATTGCCAGAAAGTGGAAAAATCTTCATTGTCTTCTTCCTATGAATAAAAGTTCTTGTATGTTTGttttacataataatttacCTTACACTCGTCTGacgaaaaaaaattatataccccaagaaaagaatgaaattattttaaaaaaatcatatgATGAAACAAAAGATGAAAGTGATAAATATTGTGAAGATAtcaacaataataataatattaaatatgtttataataatatcaacAAATGTGATTATAACAATGAGGcacatatatgtaataCATCCCTAGGAAGAAGgaaattttataattggacaaaaaaaaaagaagaaagaaaaaatttaaataataatccTTCTTGTAATATGaatgaagaaaattattatgaaaagCCACCAAAAAATTTAGAATATTTACttaaaaaagataaagatcatttattttgtatttttaaatCAAATATAACTAACGAACATAAAGTAACTATTGGTGATATTATACAAACAGAAAGATTACATAGAAAAAAAGCAGGAgatgttatatattttggAACTGTTTTATTTGTTGGATCACCAAATTTCTCAATCATAGGAAAACCTACTATATCATATTGTAAGGTTAAAGCAGTAATAGAACAAATTACTCTAAGTAAAGAAATACTAAGCTTTCGTTATAAAAAAGTTAGAAGATCTAGTCGATTTCTAAGAATTAAACATTGGATTTCcattttaaaaatacaagatattattattgaaTTAAATCAAAATACTATAAATGATGAACGTAAAAAACCTCTTCAAATTCTAGACCTATGGGCAAATAGATGGTTATATCAAAAGGAATTAAACTTTATGAAAtttgatgataataaaaaacCGTTAGCTGATCgaatttttaatttaattgAACATCAACCAAATACATTACACAGACGTGGATTAACAGAATGTTATAGGTTCTATCCAGATCCGCATGTACCAGTCACctattaa
- a CDS encoding hypothetical protein (conserved Plasmodium protein, unknown function), which translates to MKGCKEDVEFRDAVSRYAKYSIYDELNKNSIDKNIIKKISILYDIFKHINKVCNNNTNDFIYTNDITYCLRYDNFVRIRFHITSIERNQTNNVDKSNYNFIENLNNIISNIYNPFYYDKFINNEIICDKEKLNIMLKYIREIENAYIYKYRSDHNIKLTFDVFSHSFYIFLSYDYKHKLCIKNFNNKYNQIQNNNIYEYTPAQKMLQFNSLGTILTTNLYHQTNQKHSTSNYYNSFENETLQKIVPFIYESENMINHLHTKKTYPIQNANIENDFFIKNKNYQHNMTNLIKLQKLKHEHKRLKKNIQHNFFY; encoded by the coding sequence ATGAAGGGATGTAAGGAAGATGTTGAATTTCGAGATGCGGTTAGTAGATATGCGAAATATAGTATATACGATGAACTTAATAAGAATAGCATTgataagaatataataaagaaaatatcgatattatatgatatatttaaacatataaataaggtgtgtaataataatacaaatgattttatatatactaatGATATAACATATTGTTTAAGATATGATAATTTTGTTCGTATACGTTTCCATATAACATCTATAGAAAGAAATCAAACTAATAATGTAGATAAAAGcaattataattttatagaaaatttaaataatataatatcaaatatatataatccattttattatgataaatttataaataatgaaataatatgtgataaagaaaaattaaatatcatgttaaaatatataagagAAATTGAaaatgcatatatatataaatatagaagtgatcataatataaaattaacaTTCGATGTTTTTTCAcattctttttatatattcctttcatatgattataaacataaattatgtatcaaaaattttaacaataaatataatcaaatacaaaataataatatatatgaatacACACCTGCACAAAAAATGTTACAATTTAATTCTTTAGGAACAATATTAACAACTAATCTATATCATCAAACAAATCAAAAACATTCAACATctaattattataattcttttgAAAATGAAACACTACAAAAAATTGTACCTTTCATTTATGAATCAGAAAATATGATTAATCATTTACatacaaaaaaaacatatcCTATACAAAATGCCAATATAGaaaatgatttttttataaaaaataaaaattatcaaCATAATATGACCAATTTAATTAAGCTccaaaaattaaaacatGAGCATAAACGactcaaaaaaaatattcagcacaattttttttactaa
- a CDS encoding putative DnaJ protein, with the protein MDLSFIPKELRGKDIYKILGLHINDCNNENAKNIIRKKYLKAALILHPDKKEVHYQQKEEKKIYAENFSTLKSAYEFLLNEQLRKKYNLYLEKKGKVINNTPVNNTSLKRYLDKKKFLSFNLEKINLKKKLEEKEKIAQCLNENNIISKNKQKYIKHKNNNDTHFNHQEEHLKNIKKKNESYMKKNKSKNFCKKQKEIIHQSEKIIEIYLKNYKHNQKLLQSYIKEKKILKFFIDFNFNKYSLKHINHNQNDDIYNDDIHNDDIHNDDIHNDDIYNDDIHNDNNVEQVGYLIFSHRFETIRAYLHYKNNINEINKNFILKLRVPCDQKKNEDEKDNIDRMMNEMVNELDKIFTT; encoded by the coding sequence ATGGATTTATCGTTTATACCTAAAGAACTTAGAGGCAAAGACATCTATAAAATTCTGGGCttacatataaatgattGTAATAACGAGAATGCCaagaatattattagaaagaaatatttaaaagcAGCATTAATATTACATCCAGACAAAAAAGAAGTTCATTATCAACAGaaagaagaaaagaaaatatatgcTGAAAATTTTTCTACATTAAAAAGTGCatatgaatttttattaaatgaacaattaagaaaaaaatataatttatatttagaaaaaaaaggaaaagtAATTAATAACACACCTGTGAATAATACAAGTCTTAAAAGATACttagataaaaaaaaatttctttCTTTTAATCTTGAgaaaattaatttaaaaaaaaagttagaagaaaaagaaaaaatagCTCAATgtttaaatgaaaataatattatatcaaaaaataaacaaaaatatattaaacataaaaataataatgatacTCATTTTAATCATCAAGAAGAgcatttaaaaaatattaaaaaaaaaaatgaatcctatatgaaaaaaaataaatcaaaaaattTTTGTAAGAAGcaaaaagaaataatacatcaaagtgaaaaaattattgaaatttatttaaagaattataaacataatcaaaaattattacaatcatatataaaggaaaaaaaaatccTCAAGTTTTTTATTGACTTTAATTTTAACAAGTATTCATTAAAACATATCAACCATAATcaaaatgatgatatttataatgatgatattcataatgatgatattcataatgatgatattcataatgatgatatttataatgatgatattcataatgataataatgttGAACAAGTGGgatatttaatttttagTCATCGTTTTGAAACCATAAGAGCATATTTgcattataaaaataatattaatgaaattaataaaaattttattttaaaattacGAGTACCTTGTgatcaaaaaaaaaatgaagatgaAAAAGACAATATTGATAGAATGATGAATGAAATGGTAAATGAGTTggataaaatatttacaacataa